The Pirellulales bacterium genome has a segment encoding these proteins:
- a CDS encoding SgcJ/EcaC family oxidoreductase yields the protein MKRFLFVTTAIMTLLFYFVIAGAADPPPQNTATAPSAAATKAADDEADIRASGAAFIEAYNARDAKKIAALWSPEAIYSDPLTGEEIVGRDAIEAMFKDAFADKKDVKLTTDISSIEFVSPNVAIVRGVAHVIQPGQEPEDSDFTSVRVKRGGQWLIDRVTEVEKEKAPPSNYQHLKELEWMIGSWHDDDPRPDVEIQTDCQWTKNKNFITRSFAAAIGNQVKKSGMQIIGWDPIAKQIRSWTFDSEGGYGEGTWSHNDNQWIIHNTGISPDGDKTTSVNILTMIDNNTCKWESVNRSIGGELLPNVEPILIVRKVEQ from the coding sequence ATGAAGCGATTTCTATTCGTGACCACCGCCATTATGACGCTGCTTTTTTATTTTGTGATTGCTGGGGCAGCCGATCCGCCACCACAAAATACCGCTACTGCGCCGTCGGCGGCGGCAACCAAAGCTGCAGATGACGAGGCTGACATCCGCGCTTCCGGCGCTGCATTCATCGAGGCTTACAATGCTCGTGATGCTAAGAAAATAGCCGCGCTGTGGTCTCCGGAAGCTATTTACTCCGATCCGCTGACCGGAGAAGAAATCGTCGGCCGCGATGCAATCGAAGCGATGTTTAAGGACGCTTTCGCGGACAAAAAAGACGTTAAATTAACGACCGACATCAGTTCCATCGAATTTGTCTCGCCCAATGTAGCAATTGTCCGTGGCGTGGCTCATGTAATTCAACCTGGCCAGGAACCCGAGGATTCTGATTTCACTTCGGTGCGTGTCAAGCGAGGCGGCCAATGGCTGATCGACCGAGTTACTGAGGTGGAAAAGGAAAAAGCACCGCCATCAAACTATCAGCATCTCAAAGAGTTGGAGTGGATGATTGGTTCCTGGCATGACGATGACCCGCGGCCAGACGTTGAGATTCAAACCGACTGCCAATGGACAAAAAATAAAAACTTTATCACCCGTTCATTTGCCGCGGCCATTGGCAATCAAGTGAAGAAATCGGGCATGCAAATCATCGGGTGGGATCCCATAGCAAAGCAAATTCGTTCCTGGACATTCGATTCTGAGGGAGGCTACGGGGAGGGAACTTGGAGCCATAACGATAACCAATGGATCATTCACAACACCGGCATTTCGCCGGATGGAGACAAAACCACCAGCGTCAATATTCTGACGATGATCGATAACAACACATGCAAATGGGAGTCGGTCAATCGGAGCATCGGCGGTGAGCTGTTGCCGAATGTCGAACCAATATTGATCGTTCGTAAAGTGGAGCAGTGA